The following proteins come from a genomic window of Maniola jurtina chromosome 15, ilManJurt1.1, whole genome shotgun sequence:
- the LOC123872482 gene encoding protein suppressor of sable isoform X1 has translation MTIDFIVSTNIRDCKMEEPATNIEDLEDGEIESDAEGSNEVQNEVKNEEAVSRASDENVNQDNSEVQNFYFSKSGKKKKSKSNKNEQKFKDKNKKSRKYVKSEEDFASSVEKAIRKAMNKTDANEAQDEEDVDERRKHKKRKKYDGKEGQSKKRKKQDFSDEVDESEMMCVRGASPVQRQSPQEIYQDEDRESYESDSSHDSRGHSTHRQRHRPPQRERNKNKNDRRRGTHPNQDPDGVCLYFMQGKCHKGDDCIYSHDAQPPRKMELCKFYLMDCCAKRDKCLYMHADFPCKYYHTGLPCIYKDECKFAHGKPLNEGLKNILLKHIESAPKEILGDFPRLNREGAMKMIQTTQLKLIQQFSDNTDGQARNIPSLFDLNILNPQNNFDSGQNNQFNSERPNKVSPKVRQSRWQNDDQSSNLSPNSNTGTNNVLCIKNLNGVLTPRQISDLTKMGIENLDQLGQLTVLQLNSIGISLKQITEIQLNTMSIQKFGLINSIEQQAPFIGTNIPKDLDLRVPPAAPTSNSQTIPTELPEQDIDMRFLPNITTGVKEDSSSSKPIKKDTSSKDMIDIDQYTKDALKFATKDKENIDNSNEAVDKEKTLNEVKDVDHRVLSFVEADPTCHQPITEENLLHPEGDTDIRFLQPEPIFKNPEKRNRRSTTDDDEDNNLLIDEKWYSSDEEKGNKKKSPCTSPQKSLMSPPAPHVIEPAAVLSKLGDLSKIDISEEVTKLLNTMKNNLQDNKLITSEPAEQNVSRDPRSRRSPVRTTEKVIKSPPRKKPLRVSIYECVDGEPTDGRRRSDVDLRQTDYKTPSFGDTDLRQNTSGDIDLRLALPFKAMSNYTPASEINGSINSHPPIPYKLVPVHIPRPDYTDIRNSTAKSQALTDPRLRKVFRLSVEESNSDSEKPTKNVNTGPRIDPRRKPKEIVGQIENSHLEQKCTTLELQTILQNSLWYKELSSTHKIFVNQNLAPITQMIKQYQQEQMPGKKFDVTPIQNNTVLCSIFNNLGITLGENGEFSYIPKPKEALLKTPTNFNQNTNPFSSMPGPPSSMEGNMNMMNMQSMGGMNSMNHLHNFNPGLPDPRGGPTPGLLGIAPNIPHNYNNNNKFGGPPNFGNMGFNGPQGDFNYMEGDANFQRFPSRGGHRGRGNDRWNRGGSGRGHRDRKNFNERGNWKNDRH, from the exons ATGACAATCGACTTTATTGTTTCGACGAATATTAG AGACTGTAAAATGGAAGAACCTGCAACTAACATAGAAGACTTGGAAGACGGAGAGATTGAAAGTGATGCTGAGGGTTCCAACGAAGTTCAAAATGAAGTCAAAAATGAAGAAGCAGTTTCGAGGGCTAGTGATGAAAATGTTAATCAGGATAACTCAGAGGTGcaaaatttttacttttcaaaATCAGGTAAGAAAAAGAAatctaaatcaaataaaaacgaacaaaagtttaaagataaaaataaaaaaagtcgtAAATATGTTAAATCAGAAGAAGATTTCGCTAGTAGTGTTGAAAAAGCTATAAGAAAGGCTATGAACAAAACTGATGCTAACGAAGCCCAAGATGAGGAAGATGTTGACGAGCGACGTAAACATAAGAAAAGAAAGAAGTACGATGGAAAGGAAGGTCAAAGTAAAAAACGTAAGAAGCAAGATTTTTCAGATGAAGTGGATGAGAGTGAAATGATGTGCGTTAGGGGAGCCTCCCCAGTACAGAGACAGTCTCCTCAAGAAATTTATCAAGATGAAGATAGAGAATCTTATGAATCGGACAGTAGCCATGACTCCAGAGGCCATTCAACTCATCGACAACGACACAGACCACCTCAGcgtgaaagaaataaaaataaaaatgatagaaGACGAGGGACTCACCCGAATCAAGACCCTGACGGTGTTTGCTTATATTTTATGCAAGGAAAATGTCATAAAGGTGACGATTGTATTTATTCTCATGACGCTCAACCGCCACGAAAAATGGAATTGTGTAAGTTTTATCTTATGGATTGTTGTGCGAAAAGAGATAAGTGTCTATACATGCATGCAGATTTTCCTTGCAAATATTATCATACTGGACTTCCTTGCATATACAAAGATGAATGTAAATTTGCGCACGGTAAACCTCTTAATGAAGGTCTCAAAAATATTCTCTTAAAGCATATTGAATCTGCGCCTAAGGAAATTTTGGGTGATTTTCCAAGACTAAATAGGGAAGGAGCAATGAAGATGATCCAAACTACACAACTTAAATTAATACAGCAGTTTTCAGATAATACAGATGGTCAAGCGAGGAATATACCTTCACTTTtcgatttaaatattttaaatccgcaaaataattttgattcaGGTCAAAATAATCAGTTTAATAGTGAACGACCGAATAAAGTTTCGCCAAAAGTACGTCAATCACGATGGCAGAATGATGATCAAAGTTCAAACTTATCTCCAAATAGTAATACAGGTACCAATAACgttttatgtattaaaaatttgaATGGGGTTTTAACACCAAGGCAAATTTCGGACCTTACTAAAATGGGCATTGAAAATCTCGATCAACTAGGTCAATTGACTGTATTGCAGCTAAACAGTATTGGTATATCATTAAAACAAATAActgaaattcaattaaatacaATGAGCATTCAGAAATTCGGCTTAATAAATAGTATCGAGCAACAGGCTCCCTTTATAGGAACCAACATACCGAAAGACTTAGACCTACGTGTTCCGCCTGCAGCACCGACATCTAATAGTCAGACTATACCAACTGAATTGCCTGAGCAAGATATTGACATGCGTTTTCTTCCAAACATAACTACTGGCGTAAAAGAAGATTCTTCTAGCAGTAAACCCATAAAAAAGGATACAAGTAGTAAAGATATGATTGATATTGATCAGTATACTAAAGATGCGCTAAAATTTGCCACTAAAGATAAGGAAAATATTGATAATTCGAATGAAGCCGTAGATAAGGAGAAAACTTTGAATGAAGTGAAAGATGTCGACCACCGAGTGCTTTCATTCGTAGAAGCCGATCCAACTTGTCATCAACCTATTACAGAAGAAAATTTATTACATCCTGAAGGCGATACTGACATCCGTTTCCTGCAACCCGaacccatttttaaaaatccagaaAAAAGAAACCGTCGTTCTACAACGGATGACGACGAGGATAATAATTTGTTGATTGATGAAAAATGGTATTCAAGCGATGAAGAGAAAGGGAATAAAAAGAAGTCCCCATGTACTTCTCCACAAAAATCATTAATGTCACCACCAGCACCTCATGTCATAGAACCAGCGGCCGTTTTGAGTAAACTCGGAGACCTTTCCAAAATTGACATCAGTGAAGAAGTCACAAAGTTGTTGAATACGATGAAAAACAATTTACAGGATAACAAATTGATTACCAGTGAACCAGCTGAGCAAAACGTTTCAAGAGATCCTCGATCCAGACGATCTCCAGTTCGCACTACTGAAAAAGTTATTAAATCCCCCCCTAGAAAAAAACCTCTTCGAGTTTCAATCTATGAATGTGTAGATGGTGAACCTACTGACGGACGTAGAAGAAGTGATGTAGATTTACGGCAAACAGATTATAAAACTCCAAGCTTTGGTGATACAGACTTGAGACAAAACACAAGTGGTGATATTGATTTGCGTTTAGCTTTACCTTTTAAAGCAATGTCTAATTACACACCGGCGTCGGAGATTAATGGTTCTATTAACAGTCACCCACCGATTCCTTATAAATTAGTACCAGTTCATATTCCACGACCTGATTATACTGATATCAGAAACAGTACTGCAAAATCTCAAGCCTTAACGGATCCTAGGCTAAGAAAAGTCTTTAGGCTATCAGTAGAAGAATCCAATAGTGATAGTGAGAAACCTACTAAAAATGTTAACACTGGTCCACGAATAGATCCCCGTAGAAAACCGAAAGAAATCGTgggtcaaattgaaaattcCCATCTAGAACAGAAATGCACTACGTTAGAGTTACAAACAATTTTGCAAAATTCTCTTTGGTACAAGGAATTAAGCTCGACGCATAAAATTTTTGTTAACCAAAACTTAGCGCCCATAACTCAAATGATAAAACAGTATCAGCAAGAACAAATGCCTGGTAAAAAATTTGATGTAACACCGATCCAAAATAATACCGTATTATGtagtatttttaacaatttaggTATTACACTGGGAGAAAATGGTGAGTTTTCATATATACCAAAACCCAAAGAGGCTTTATTAAAAACCCCAACAAATTTCAATCAAAATACAAACCCGTTTTCCAGTATGCCAGGACCTCCGAGCTCAATGGAAGGTAACATGAATATGATGAACATGCAATCAATGGGTGGGATGAATTCTATGAATCATTTACACAATTTCAATCCGGGCTTACCTGATCCAAGAGGCGGTCCTACTCCGGGACTTTTAGGTATAGCACCGAACATACCTCAtaattacaataacaacaaTAAATTTGGAGGTCCTCCCAATTTCGGAAATATGGGATTTAACGGTCCTCAAGGTGATTTCAATTATATGGAAGGTGATGCGAACTTTCAAAGATTTCCTAGTAGAGGTGGACACCGCGGTCGTGGAAACGATCGATGGAATCGCGGTGGTTCTGGAAGAGGTCACAGGGACCGAAAAAATTTCAATGAACGTGGCAATTGGAAAAATGATAGACATTAA
- the LOC123872482 gene encoding protein suppressor of sable isoform X2: MCVDCKMEEPATNIEDLEDGEIESDAEGSNEVQNEVKNEEAVSRASDENVNQDNSEVQNFYFSKSGKKKKSKSNKNEQKFKDKNKKSRKYVKSEEDFASSVEKAIRKAMNKTDANEAQDEEDVDERRKHKKRKKYDGKEGQSKKRKKQDFSDEVDESEMMCVRGASPVQRQSPQEIYQDEDRESYESDSSHDSRGHSTHRQRHRPPQRERNKNKNDRRRGTHPNQDPDGVCLYFMQGKCHKGDDCIYSHDAQPPRKMELCKFYLMDCCAKRDKCLYMHADFPCKYYHTGLPCIYKDECKFAHGKPLNEGLKNILLKHIESAPKEILGDFPRLNREGAMKMIQTTQLKLIQQFSDNTDGQARNIPSLFDLNILNPQNNFDSGQNNQFNSERPNKVSPKVRQSRWQNDDQSSNLSPNSNTGTNNVLCIKNLNGVLTPRQISDLTKMGIENLDQLGQLTVLQLNSIGISLKQITEIQLNTMSIQKFGLINSIEQQAPFIGTNIPKDLDLRVPPAAPTSNSQTIPTELPEQDIDMRFLPNITTGVKEDSSSSKPIKKDTSSKDMIDIDQYTKDALKFATKDKENIDNSNEAVDKEKTLNEVKDVDHRVLSFVEADPTCHQPITEENLLHPEGDTDIRFLQPEPIFKNPEKRNRRSTTDDDEDNNLLIDEKWYSSDEEKGNKKKSPCTSPQKSLMSPPAPHVIEPAAVLSKLGDLSKIDISEEVTKLLNTMKNNLQDNKLITSEPAEQNVSRDPRSRRSPVRTTEKVIKSPPRKKPLRVSIYECVDGEPTDGRRRSDVDLRQTDYKTPSFGDTDLRQNTSGDIDLRLALPFKAMSNYTPASEINGSINSHPPIPYKLVPVHIPRPDYTDIRNSTAKSQALTDPRLRKVFRLSVEESNSDSEKPTKNVNTGPRIDPRRKPKEIVGQIENSHLEQKCTTLELQTILQNSLWYKELSSTHKIFVNQNLAPITQMIKQYQQEQMPGKKFDVTPIQNNTVLCSIFNNLGITLGENGEFSYIPKPKEALLKTPTNFNQNTNPFSSMPGPPSSMEGNMNMMNMQSMGGMNSMNHLHNFNPGLPDPRGGPTPGLLGIAPNIPHNYNNNNKFGGPPNFGNMGFNGPQGDFNYMEGDANFQRFPSRGGHRGRGNDRWNRGGSGRGHRDRKNFNERGNWKNDRH; this comes from the exons atgtgtgt AGACTGTAAAATGGAAGAACCTGCAACTAACATAGAAGACTTGGAAGACGGAGAGATTGAAAGTGATGCTGAGGGTTCCAACGAAGTTCAAAATGAAGTCAAAAATGAAGAAGCAGTTTCGAGGGCTAGTGATGAAAATGTTAATCAGGATAACTCAGAGGTGcaaaatttttacttttcaaaATCAGGTAAGAAAAAGAAatctaaatcaaataaaaacgaacaaaagtttaaagataaaaataaaaaaagtcgtAAATATGTTAAATCAGAAGAAGATTTCGCTAGTAGTGTTGAAAAAGCTATAAGAAAGGCTATGAACAAAACTGATGCTAACGAAGCCCAAGATGAGGAAGATGTTGACGAGCGACGTAAACATAAGAAAAGAAAGAAGTACGATGGAAAGGAAGGTCAAAGTAAAAAACGTAAGAAGCAAGATTTTTCAGATGAAGTGGATGAGAGTGAAATGATGTGCGTTAGGGGAGCCTCCCCAGTACAGAGACAGTCTCCTCAAGAAATTTATCAAGATGAAGATAGAGAATCTTATGAATCGGACAGTAGCCATGACTCCAGAGGCCATTCAACTCATCGACAACGACACAGACCACCTCAGcgtgaaagaaataaaaataaaaatgatagaaGACGAGGGACTCACCCGAATCAAGACCCTGACGGTGTTTGCTTATATTTTATGCAAGGAAAATGTCATAAAGGTGACGATTGTATTTATTCTCATGACGCTCAACCGCCACGAAAAATGGAATTGTGTAAGTTTTATCTTATGGATTGTTGTGCGAAAAGAGATAAGTGTCTATACATGCATGCAGATTTTCCTTGCAAATATTATCATACTGGACTTCCTTGCATATACAAAGATGAATGTAAATTTGCGCACGGTAAACCTCTTAATGAAGGTCTCAAAAATATTCTCTTAAAGCATATTGAATCTGCGCCTAAGGAAATTTTGGGTGATTTTCCAAGACTAAATAGGGAAGGAGCAATGAAGATGATCCAAACTACACAACTTAAATTAATACAGCAGTTTTCAGATAATACAGATGGTCAAGCGAGGAATATACCTTCACTTTtcgatttaaatattttaaatccgcaaaataattttgattcaGGTCAAAATAATCAGTTTAATAGTGAACGACCGAATAAAGTTTCGCCAAAAGTACGTCAATCACGATGGCAGAATGATGATCAAAGTTCAAACTTATCTCCAAATAGTAATACAGGTACCAATAACgttttatgtattaaaaatttgaATGGGGTTTTAACACCAAGGCAAATTTCGGACCTTACTAAAATGGGCATTGAAAATCTCGATCAACTAGGTCAATTGACTGTATTGCAGCTAAACAGTATTGGTATATCATTAAAACAAATAActgaaattcaattaaatacaATGAGCATTCAGAAATTCGGCTTAATAAATAGTATCGAGCAACAGGCTCCCTTTATAGGAACCAACATACCGAAAGACTTAGACCTACGTGTTCCGCCTGCAGCACCGACATCTAATAGTCAGACTATACCAACTGAATTGCCTGAGCAAGATATTGACATGCGTTTTCTTCCAAACATAACTACTGGCGTAAAAGAAGATTCTTCTAGCAGTAAACCCATAAAAAAGGATACAAGTAGTAAAGATATGATTGATATTGATCAGTATACTAAAGATGCGCTAAAATTTGCCACTAAAGATAAGGAAAATATTGATAATTCGAATGAAGCCGTAGATAAGGAGAAAACTTTGAATGAAGTGAAAGATGTCGACCACCGAGTGCTTTCATTCGTAGAAGCCGATCCAACTTGTCATCAACCTATTACAGAAGAAAATTTATTACATCCTGAAGGCGATACTGACATCCGTTTCCTGCAACCCGaacccatttttaaaaatccagaaAAAAGAAACCGTCGTTCTACAACGGATGACGACGAGGATAATAATTTGTTGATTGATGAAAAATGGTATTCAAGCGATGAAGAGAAAGGGAATAAAAAGAAGTCCCCATGTACTTCTCCACAAAAATCATTAATGTCACCACCAGCACCTCATGTCATAGAACCAGCGGCCGTTTTGAGTAAACTCGGAGACCTTTCCAAAATTGACATCAGTGAAGAAGTCACAAAGTTGTTGAATACGATGAAAAACAATTTACAGGATAACAAATTGATTACCAGTGAACCAGCTGAGCAAAACGTTTCAAGAGATCCTCGATCCAGACGATCTCCAGTTCGCACTACTGAAAAAGTTATTAAATCCCCCCCTAGAAAAAAACCTCTTCGAGTTTCAATCTATGAATGTGTAGATGGTGAACCTACTGACGGACGTAGAAGAAGTGATGTAGATTTACGGCAAACAGATTATAAAACTCCAAGCTTTGGTGATACAGACTTGAGACAAAACACAAGTGGTGATATTGATTTGCGTTTAGCTTTACCTTTTAAAGCAATGTCTAATTACACACCGGCGTCGGAGATTAATGGTTCTATTAACAGTCACCCACCGATTCCTTATAAATTAGTACCAGTTCATATTCCACGACCTGATTATACTGATATCAGAAACAGTACTGCAAAATCTCAAGCCTTAACGGATCCTAGGCTAAGAAAAGTCTTTAGGCTATCAGTAGAAGAATCCAATAGTGATAGTGAGAAACCTACTAAAAATGTTAACACTGGTCCACGAATAGATCCCCGTAGAAAACCGAAAGAAATCGTgggtcaaattgaaaattcCCATCTAGAACAGAAATGCACTACGTTAGAGTTACAAACAATTTTGCAAAATTCTCTTTGGTACAAGGAATTAAGCTCGACGCATAAAATTTTTGTTAACCAAAACTTAGCGCCCATAACTCAAATGATAAAACAGTATCAGCAAGAACAAATGCCTGGTAAAAAATTTGATGTAACACCGATCCAAAATAATACCGTATTATGtagtatttttaacaatttaggTATTACACTGGGAGAAAATGGTGAGTTTTCATATATACCAAAACCCAAAGAGGCTTTATTAAAAACCCCAACAAATTTCAATCAAAATACAAACCCGTTTTCCAGTATGCCAGGACCTCCGAGCTCAATGGAAGGTAACATGAATATGATGAACATGCAATCAATGGGTGGGATGAATTCTATGAATCATTTACACAATTTCAATCCGGGCTTACCTGATCCAAGAGGCGGTCCTACTCCGGGACTTTTAGGTATAGCACCGAACATACCTCAtaattacaataacaacaaTAAATTTGGAGGTCCTCCCAATTTCGGAAATATGGGATTTAACGGTCCTCAAGGTGATTTCAATTATATGGAAGGTGATGCGAACTTTCAAAGATTTCCTAGTAGAGGTGGACACCGCGGTCGTGGAAACGATCGATGGAATCGCGGTGGTTCTGGAAGAGGTCACAGGGACCGAAAAAATTTCAATGAACGTGGCAATTGGAAAAATGATAGACATTAA
- the LOC123872482 gene encoding protein suppressor of sable isoform X3 — translation MEEPATNIEDLEDGEIESDAEGSNEVQNEVKNEEAVSRASDENVNQDNSEVQNFYFSKSGKKKKSKSNKNEQKFKDKNKKSRKYVKSEEDFASSVEKAIRKAMNKTDANEAQDEEDVDERRKHKKRKKYDGKEGQSKKRKKQDFSDEVDESEMMCVRGASPVQRQSPQEIYQDEDRESYESDSSHDSRGHSTHRQRHRPPQRERNKNKNDRRRGTHPNQDPDGVCLYFMQGKCHKGDDCIYSHDAQPPRKMELCKFYLMDCCAKRDKCLYMHADFPCKYYHTGLPCIYKDECKFAHGKPLNEGLKNILLKHIESAPKEILGDFPRLNREGAMKMIQTTQLKLIQQFSDNTDGQARNIPSLFDLNILNPQNNFDSGQNNQFNSERPNKVSPKVRQSRWQNDDQSSNLSPNSNTGTNNVLCIKNLNGVLTPRQISDLTKMGIENLDQLGQLTVLQLNSIGISLKQITEIQLNTMSIQKFGLINSIEQQAPFIGTNIPKDLDLRVPPAAPTSNSQTIPTELPEQDIDMRFLPNITTGVKEDSSSSKPIKKDTSSKDMIDIDQYTKDALKFATKDKENIDNSNEAVDKEKTLNEVKDVDHRVLSFVEADPTCHQPITEENLLHPEGDTDIRFLQPEPIFKNPEKRNRRSTTDDDEDNNLLIDEKWYSSDEEKGNKKKSPCTSPQKSLMSPPAPHVIEPAAVLSKLGDLSKIDISEEVTKLLNTMKNNLQDNKLITSEPAEQNVSRDPRSRRSPVRTTEKVIKSPPRKKPLRVSIYECVDGEPTDGRRRSDVDLRQTDYKTPSFGDTDLRQNTSGDIDLRLALPFKAMSNYTPASEINGSINSHPPIPYKLVPVHIPRPDYTDIRNSTAKSQALTDPRLRKVFRLSVEESNSDSEKPTKNVNTGPRIDPRRKPKEIVGQIENSHLEQKCTTLELQTILQNSLWYKELSSTHKIFVNQNLAPITQMIKQYQQEQMPGKKFDVTPIQNNTVLCSIFNNLGITLGENGEFSYIPKPKEALLKTPTNFNQNTNPFSSMPGPPSSMEGNMNMMNMQSMGGMNSMNHLHNFNPGLPDPRGGPTPGLLGIAPNIPHNYNNNNKFGGPPNFGNMGFNGPQGDFNYMEGDANFQRFPSRGGHRGRGNDRWNRGGSGRGHRDRKNFNERGNWKNDRH, via the coding sequence ATGGAAGAACCTGCAACTAACATAGAAGACTTGGAAGACGGAGAGATTGAAAGTGATGCTGAGGGTTCCAACGAAGTTCAAAATGAAGTCAAAAATGAAGAAGCAGTTTCGAGGGCTAGTGATGAAAATGTTAATCAGGATAACTCAGAGGTGcaaaatttttacttttcaaaATCAGGTAAGAAAAAGAAatctaaatcaaataaaaacgaacaaaagtttaaagataaaaataaaaaaagtcgtAAATATGTTAAATCAGAAGAAGATTTCGCTAGTAGTGTTGAAAAAGCTATAAGAAAGGCTATGAACAAAACTGATGCTAACGAAGCCCAAGATGAGGAAGATGTTGACGAGCGACGTAAACATAAGAAAAGAAAGAAGTACGATGGAAAGGAAGGTCAAAGTAAAAAACGTAAGAAGCAAGATTTTTCAGATGAAGTGGATGAGAGTGAAATGATGTGCGTTAGGGGAGCCTCCCCAGTACAGAGACAGTCTCCTCAAGAAATTTATCAAGATGAAGATAGAGAATCTTATGAATCGGACAGTAGCCATGACTCCAGAGGCCATTCAACTCATCGACAACGACACAGACCACCTCAGcgtgaaagaaataaaaataaaaatgatagaaGACGAGGGACTCACCCGAATCAAGACCCTGACGGTGTTTGCTTATATTTTATGCAAGGAAAATGTCATAAAGGTGACGATTGTATTTATTCTCATGACGCTCAACCGCCACGAAAAATGGAATTGTGTAAGTTTTATCTTATGGATTGTTGTGCGAAAAGAGATAAGTGTCTATACATGCATGCAGATTTTCCTTGCAAATATTATCATACTGGACTTCCTTGCATATACAAAGATGAATGTAAATTTGCGCACGGTAAACCTCTTAATGAAGGTCTCAAAAATATTCTCTTAAAGCATATTGAATCTGCGCCTAAGGAAATTTTGGGTGATTTTCCAAGACTAAATAGGGAAGGAGCAATGAAGATGATCCAAACTACACAACTTAAATTAATACAGCAGTTTTCAGATAATACAGATGGTCAAGCGAGGAATATACCTTCACTTTtcgatttaaatattttaaatccgcaaaataattttgattcaGGTCAAAATAATCAGTTTAATAGTGAACGACCGAATAAAGTTTCGCCAAAAGTACGTCAATCACGATGGCAGAATGATGATCAAAGTTCAAACTTATCTCCAAATAGTAATACAGGTACCAATAACgttttatgtattaaaaatttgaATGGGGTTTTAACACCAAGGCAAATTTCGGACCTTACTAAAATGGGCATTGAAAATCTCGATCAACTAGGTCAATTGACTGTATTGCAGCTAAACAGTATTGGTATATCATTAAAACAAATAActgaaattcaattaaatacaATGAGCATTCAGAAATTCGGCTTAATAAATAGTATCGAGCAACAGGCTCCCTTTATAGGAACCAACATACCGAAAGACTTAGACCTACGTGTTCCGCCTGCAGCACCGACATCTAATAGTCAGACTATACCAACTGAATTGCCTGAGCAAGATATTGACATGCGTTTTCTTCCAAACATAACTACTGGCGTAAAAGAAGATTCTTCTAGCAGTAAACCCATAAAAAAGGATACAAGTAGTAAAGATATGATTGATATTGATCAGTATACTAAAGATGCGCTAAAATTTGCCACTAAAGATAAGGAAAATATTGATAATTCGAATGAAGCCGTAGATAAGGAGAAAACTTTGAATGAAGTGAAAGATGTCGACCACCGAGTGCTTTCATTCGTAGAAGCCGATCCAACTTGTCATCAACCTATTACAGAAGAAAATTTATTACATCCTGAAGGCGATACTGACATCCGTTTCCTGCAACCCGaacccatttttaaaaatccagaaAAAAGAAACCGTCGTTCTACAACGGATGACGACGAGGATAATAATTTGTTGATTGATGAAAAATGGTATTCAAGCGATGAAGAGAAAGGGAATAAAAAGAAGTCCCCATGTACTTCTCCACAAAAATCATTAATGTCACCACCAGCACCTCATGTCATAGAACCAGCGGCCGTTTTGAGTAAACTCGGAGACCTTTCCAAAATTGACATCAGTGAAGAAGTCACAAAGTTGTTGAATACGATGAAAAACAATTTACAGGATAACAAATTGATTACCAGTGAACCAGCTGAGCAAAACGTTTCAAGAGATCCTCGATCCAGACGATCTCCAGTTCGCACTACTGAAAAAGTTATTAAATCCCCCCCTAGAAAAAAACCTCTTCGAGTTTCAATCTATGAATGTGTAGATGGTGAACCTACTGACGGACGTAGAAGAAGTGATGTAGATTTACGGCAAACAGATTATAAAACTCCAAGCTTTGGTGATACAGACTTGAGACAAAACACAAGTGGTGATATTGATTTGCGTTTAGCTTTACCTTTTAAAGCAATGTCTAATTACACACCGGCGTCGGAGATTAATGGTTCTATTAACAGTCACCCACCGATTCCTTATAAATTAGTACCAGTTCATATTCCACGACCTGATTATACTGATATCAGAAACAGTACTGCAAAATCTCAAGCCTTAACGGATCCTAGGCTAAGAAAAGTCTTTAGGCTATCAGTAGAAGAATCCAATAGTGATAGTGAGAAACCTACTAAAAATGTTAACACTGGTCCACGAATAGATCCCCGTAGAAAACCGAAAGAAATCGTgggtcaaattgaaaattcCCATCTAGAACAGAAATGCACTACGTTAGAGTTACAAACAATTTTGCAAAATTCTCTTTGGTACAAGGAATTAAGCTCGACGCATAAAATTTTTGTTAACCAAAACTTAGCGCCCATAACTCAAATGATAAAACAGTATCAGCAAGAACAAATGCCTGGTAAAAAATTTGATGTAACACCGATCCAAAATAATACCGTATTATGtagtatttttaacaatttaggTATTACACTGGGAGAAAATGGTGAGTTTTCATATATACCAAAACCCAAAGAGGCTTTATTAAAAACCCCAACAAATTTCAATCAAAATACAAACCCGTTTTCCAGTATGCCAGGACCTCCGAGCTCAATGGAAGGTAACATGAATATGATGAACATGCAATCAATGGGTGGGATGAATTCTATGAATCATTTACACAATTTCAATCCGGGCTTACCTGATCCAAGAGGCGGTCCTACTCCGGGACTTTTAGGTATAGCACCGAACATACCTCAtaattacaataacaacaaTAAATTTGGAGGTCCTCCCAATTTCGGAAATATGGGATTTAACGGTCCTCAAGGTGATTTCAATTATATGGAAGGTGATGCGAACTTTCAAAGATTTCCTAGTAGAGGTGGACACCGCGGTCGTGGAAACGATCGATGGAATCGCGGTGGTTCTGGAAGAGGTCACAGGGACCGAAAAAATTTCAATGAACGTGGCAATTGGAAAAATGATAGACATTAA